The Dreissena polymorpha isolate Duluth1 chromosome 2, UMN_Dpol_1.0, whole genome shotgun sequence nucleotide sequence TCAAAAAAGAAAAGCAGATACATATAAAAAGATAGGTTGGCCCTTTTGTAAGTACATTAACTGATACTTACGTGGAGACAACTTAAGAAAGGCTATAtgatactttttaaataataaaacggTCTTAATAGCGGGCAGGAGTTAACATAAAAGAGCGATGATTCACTGGTCATGTGTCTGTGTTAGTCATTTGTaatatacttatttaaaataGATGAAAACTTAATAGATATTCGATATAAGTTTTCGTGTTTTAAATAAGGTTTAAtgataaaattactttttttaaattatgggaAAGTATTTAACTGTCCATAAGCCAGAAATTAATAAAATCAAATTGTGTTAATGCCACTATGACACACAATAATATAGGTATGACAAACTGCCAAGTATATAAAGTGAAATAAAACAGCCGGTAATTTTCTCAAACACATTTAAGGTACCACAACTGTTAGTCAAGATTGAAGTAAGAATATATAACAGCGCGCGACGATTCGCGCGTTCCAAACTGCAAGACGCACGTATTATAAGTCCTTCAAGTGCAGAGGAAACATGTTTTAACGTTTATAGTTGATTTTCTTAATAGGACTTTGGATGCAGAGGTCCATCTGACAAGCTTTCCTGGGCATAATAATGGTAATTAATTGTTACATATgtctttaaatgtattatttagtaTCACTCATGTGTTGTCTCGATAAAAATAGTTTATCAGTTCAGTAAAGCAGATTAatttgtttatacatttataaacGGATTATTACAGGGagaatataattttcatttaatacatgTCAATTTATTAATTGGAATTATTAATGAATCAcactgtgattttttttatttaccgaatccatatcaaaataaaacaaatcatttccAAACAATAAAAAACGAAATAAAACTGTTTTGGGATGCATATCTGAACATAGCTTGAATAATTGGCATTATGTATTTTGGGTTCAGTATATGTTTTGAATTTTGGTTTAGTTAACAATCTCGAGGAAGAGGCATCACATAACGAAAAAAGCCAAGGAAGCATACCGTCGAATAATCGTGTTCTCAAAACTCGTGGATTTAGTAATGAGACATATGCTGAATATACCCCTAGATGCGATCAACAATACTCTACAGGTATTGTCTTTCTCTTAAATCACAAATTCTGGAAACGCTAATAACGCTTTGCAGAATATATGAACTATTCATATAAGGATAATTAACTTGAAATAACAGCATCAAACATACCAAACAATGCAGAACGTCTTACCGCATTATCGATGCACTTATTCTGATACTCAAAGAGTAAATGTGTTGTTTGAAAGTACACATTTCATAAGTTTATTCTACAGATAATGGCAAGATACGCATTTAATATACCAGTGCTTAGATTTATTTTTCGACTAATACTCAAAGCTTGATGTATAcgtattattgaaaaatatttgaactacaattaataaatgtattgatgTCACAAATCTTTTTTAGACGACTATGGCACCGATGCTCACATCTCGTCTAGTCCGAGAACCTTGAGTTTTGGTAGGTTTTTCAGCTTTTGCTCATTATGAGCACATTAACTTGTTGTCGTTCAATACTTTTCTAGTATTCTATTGAGCCTATCATTTTctcaattgtttaaatttattacatataatgataataataattatttaaaataacaattataaatagTAATGCGCTTTTCAGGTAACGCTTCACAAGACGCCTGTCggtaagtttaataaaatatcataggcatatattttcaaattgtcGATGAGTGTAAACTTTCCTTCAATTTCCCTTATTTTGAATAGTGTTCGCCTATTGAAAATCCATAAGCACTTGCCTGTTGCCGATCTAGCTTACACAATTCGAAGACGAATTGAAGACAGTTTTTATTTTcgttataaattgattaaaatagttcacGAACTAGATTTTAGACATTAGtaccatttacatgtaaacatataAAAGTGTGATATGCACAATTACTCTTACGAGAGTATAACAGCTGTCCTCTAAAGTGATGTCTGTTTTTCTTCAAAATTACAAACATTCAATAGCGTGTGAATAGTGAATAAAACGCGTCGCTTCATttcgtgttttttgtttaattcgcCGTCCTTTAAAAAGCTTAAGCCTTTCACATCACTGAACATAATGCTATATTACAtgtatgaaaaaataaacatttattacatcgttgtattttacaaaaacaaggtataaccTTTAATAAAGAACGATAAATCTtactcatttaatattttacattttagttCAGAGACATCCACAGCACAAGCAGAATGTATTTACAGCATTGCCAAGGAAATTAAACAATGAAGCTACCCACGTTAAGGATTAtgataatttagtataaaagtgtCTCCTTTTGCTGTTGTATGATATATTACGACAAAATGGCTGTGTTTATATGACAGATTATACCTTTCATATATTGGTTTGTGTATGACGCTGCTATGATATACGTAGACATCATTTCCTGTTTGcttaatataaatgttatatgCCGTCTTAGATTATAATGTATTTTCTTATAGatttaaaagttttttaaatGGAGAAATTAATGAAATATAAGCACATGTGGACCTAACTGGAAGGCGTTAAAGTATCAAATGGATAAATACCTATTTCAAATATGTagtattataaaattaattaattgtctTTTCATTCATAGGTTTTTTTGAACATATGAAGAGCTGGTATCATACGTATCATAGCTCATATGTATCTTAAATCAATGCATGTGATGAAAAACAAGTTAAACTATTATTCTCAACTAGTGTTTGTTGCATATAATCATGTACATTGCATATATGCGAATTATGGAACCGTGTGATTTGACTGAAATAGTGTGCATCATGTGATATATTGTCTCTTAAAAATGGAATACCTTGTTTTAAGTTTCTCCTTAAAACTGATATCGAACATTTAGCAATACAAGTGAGCAATTTGTAACAGTTGAATACTAAAGAGCCTTTATACTTTAGTGCAATAATGATATCAGTTCTAAACATTCATCACATGATTTCATATAGGTACAAATATTGTATTCAGTTAACAAACGGATCTTCAAATCAAAAATGCATTCAGTTACTATCGTATGAAatcaaataacatttaaattcaacataaccattttttatcatttaaaatttagttttttataCCATGATTCATGTAAGGAAGGAGTCCTACATTTATGCATGATTGTTAGTTGTTTACTTACTGTCCTGTTTCGTATGTGCTTTTGTACGTGTTCATGTCGAGGGCTGTGTCTGTTTGtatgatttatttcatttaagtcgATTGTTTCTGTGAGTTGTGTACAATAATAAATACCATATATCGCCATGTGACTTGAACAATCATTATTCTTGAAATCATTTCAATACCCCGGCATAATTGTTTTTCGAGTGGCTCTTCAATAGCTCTCAGCACAATACAATATGCAATAACGCTGTGGTGACACTAAGAAAATGTATACGGCATAAGTAAAAATTATTTCATCATCAGAGATTTAGTACTCCTCAATGCATTAGACAATAAATGATTGAATGTCGTGCATGTTAAACCTAACACAAGTAAGTGCAATTAAGTGAAAGTTGTAATAAGAGTAACATAAAGAAcggaatttaaatataaaatcattaTCAAATTTGCCATTGTGTAGGGAAAACAATATTTGGTTTCAAAAACGTTCGTGAGTTATATCTTATTCGGCATATAATGTTATTCTTATAACGATTGACGATGGTTTGATGCAAAGGTTTGATGcaaagaaaacattaattttgtgaATAGAAATAGCAAAGTCAATGTGTTGCATTTGAGATAAATGTTTGCTTCGCGAATGATTGTTTTGCCTCACCAAGTTTTAAAACAGCATTTCAGTAATACATTTGTGCTGACTATATCCCTGCTAACACCAGGGGGAATTACGTGGCAATGGTGGCATTGATATTCTGGGCGTATACGTATACAGAGAATTTAGTGAAGTTAAATTAATCTGcatgatataacgttgcctgatatatttttatatcatggtcaacaggaagtaatatatcagtcatgtgtggcgGATGGTCAAATATTTCGGAATCAACTacaaagtaatcatttttagtaaattcGAATCAGAATCAACAAACCAggcaatttgataccaagatgctatatatttttaacacaaaatgcaacagaaacagaaaaacacattttttttaatattaagcgcgcgttctcatgacgtcattattaacacgtcaaacgacaaaagtcctattctttcccgctaaaactgcagcttgtcagcgatttttttcattatttctttaaaatcggggacgtagaggcacgatcaacagaaaaaaacaacagtttactgactgatcattttgtaatatatcaggctcggcaagcctcgccgtaatattattctaagccttgcatgatatATTACAAAAGGATCAGGCAGTAACTTGTAattctctatatatttaaatCACCATAGTTCCGTAGCGGACCATTTACGGTAACATTAATTCGCAATTATATCACGTTTATATATTCACTTGAGAAATATAGCCTTTAATGATAAAAAAACCAACAAAAAACCGCAGAATAAACATAATCTTTTCTATTCAATAACGTGTGTGTCTACATATAGTTTTTCTCTAGACGGCTTGACGATAGCAAGAGTTATTTGCCCCAATGTACATAATCCCGTTAGCAAAAATTTTTGTATCGGATGCTAAGTGAGAAGGGGATCTTGAACACATATGTaagttaaaaatgtaaaatatattcgtgtatatacatgtaaaatcagATTTGGAAAAAGTTAAAACTTTACCACATAGCTTTAATGCATTCACTATATAGAAAATTAAAAGTATCGGTATCAAACATTTTGCGCCTTTGCTATAGTATTAAGAACGTATACACGTACAATGTTTGATATATTCTTCGGGCTAAAGTAATATCGAACTATATCAAAATCATTGTTAATGATAAAGGGATACGCGGATTTTGACCTTTTTCCCGTTTTATGTGCATACATGAACATGAACAAATTAATACGTTTTACAATCCGATAAACAAAAATCTGTATCGGAACGATATCTGCTATATGATGGCATAACGCAGTCGGCTTACCGACATAAGACCGATATCGTTCGGATAGCGTTAATCAATGATATAGGCCCGATTTGAATATTTTGATAAGTAAAAACGTACATTTGATTTTGGTCGATTTGAAACGAGCAAAAAATTGACATTTTGGTCAAATTGAATACGGATTTTCACAACGGAATTATTGTACCGATGCCTCGAAAATTCATAACATGTGCATATGCGGCGAAGGCTTAATCAGGGGATATAAACGTGTTCCGATTTTAAGATTTTAAGTGTCCGTTTTTTTATAATCTAAACTGCATATGCCTAGTACAAGGTATTGAATTGGCGTTCAATCATATCGTAGTTTCAACAATAactcgtttttattttattagtgTACTACGTTATCGCGATTAATGAAAAAGTACTAAAATCTTGATATCTATGTTTTTGTGTTATTGAAAGGCTTcttaattcttttatttaaacatatttgaaataaaagagACAACATCTAAAGTAGGATGTATTACGAAACCTACATACATTCTTCAGTAAGCTCACAATTATTTTAGGGCATTTAACAATTACTTTTAAATGTATGTACTTAAAATCTGCTATGAAAAGCGAAACCGCTACAACGGAAGAAATCGTATATAAACTCATATATTATATCAGTCTACGCATGCAGTTGAACACTTCGAAATTCCTTAAGACCTCAAGTATAAGTAGACAAGCTGATATATCGAAATGTAGTTCAGCTAAACATATGTAACGTTCATTATGTGTCTATATGTGATAAGTTAGAACACTCTGTATAGTAAATTGTGTCGATTGCATTCATATTAGTCAATGGATTTGAACGAAATTTTAAAACACTGTTTCCTAACAAACTAATCTTTTCAAAATGTCTGTAAACGTTGGTTTGCAGAAAACAATAACTATTATATGACCTCACTAATTTACATAGAAGTAAATAAAGTTGAATAAGTAGCAGATATATCGATTATAAGCAGTCCTTTATGAGACATGTATGCAAATGTAAGGTTCTATGTAACCTCCATTTTACATAACACTAAGATGATGTATAAACAATGACCCTGATGCTAGTGAAAATTTTGTTGATGCAATTCAAATATTCCAAACTAAATTATTGGTTGCTAAATTGAGATCTCCTGTATGAACAATAGTTTGTTGTGTctcgttttatttatatttgctgCCATGTTTGTGCTGTTGTAAGAACACGCGCCTCTATTGGAGACGGTTAGAATCCTTACGCGAAGCGTCAACTTTGTGAGTTTGGTTGAAGAAAACCGGAAAAGTGGGGTTTTCTCCCGAGTTTCAAATTTCTTCTCAAAGAACATGACTACACCATCATTTATTATCTTTCAGTAAATCAGTAAAGGCATTAATTTATACGTATGTGACACCAGTCAATAACAACTAGGATGTTGTCATCTTTTCTGAAATTATATTGTGCTGTAAAGTATCATTACACATGTTTATCTTTTCATGAAACAAACTCCAATATAGTGTTTATTGCGAAATTAACGAGACGGTTGATAGTTTGGTACAAAGGCCTTTTACAAAAGTAGATTGACTGTTCGGGAAATATTATTATCAAGATATTCAGTTGTTTAACAAGTCTGAAACAGTATTTGTAGGGTTTAAACTGCTCGTCTCTTAAATGACATTTGTTGGGTTTCTCTAAATGCAAAAAAGCGAAACATGTATTAGTGTAGCAAATGAGACCCTAAATATGGGACCAGAGTAGTCTATGAAAGCCAACAGCAAGTTTTATATATCAAAATGTAGGTCTAAGTCTGAATTTTATTGTAATGGGTATATTGTGTTCgtatttttaattctatttgtaGACCGACCGCTTTAAAACATATTCCAAACGGATTTTTTAATAAAGCAAATATGTTTTCTAACTGCTACCACGCATTTACACTATAATGATTTCTATGTGTATAGCTACTTCTTTATATCCGACCAAAAAGCGTTGCAGTAATCATGAAAAACGGTCGCGAAAATGGTATTATTCATTTTCATTTGAGTAACGTGTCTGCATAGGTACAGATGGGTAAGATTGTGTGACTGTTATATGTAGTTGAACATATATCTTAACTTTATTAAGCATGTCTTTGTTAAGGAATACAATTCGTTCACCGCATGTTACGACGACCCGTGCAATCGTTTCATCAATGAGGAGCTAAAGCGGACGTTCGGCTAACCAATACATTGATTACAACTTCCGATGATTGGCATTCATTCTTTACAATGCGATTGTAAAAAATTGtgtaatgaataaaacaaatgtCGATTCCATTAAATAAGACAAGTCAAGCAGAAGGTAATATGAATGTAtcccattttgatttttttgatatttattatttgttattaaatgggATTTTTGGTTTGAGTAAATAGTTTATCTTAAGTTGTAGAATTATTATAACCAAGTCAAAGACTATTTACTTTATTTACTATCCGTTACTTTTTTAGATGCATATAAGCCATAAGTTAAAGTGGAAAGTGGTGTAGTAAGTAAGAAAATAATAATGGCCTTTAAAGAAATGCATTaatcttttatttatatttgtcataAGTTGTAACCAATGACAGTTAACTTATTAATGAATCTGGATTGCCCGGACCTCCGAAACCTCCGGAACTAGACCCAGTAAGGCTGTTTCCCGCAAATCCACCTGCAATTTATCGAACATAATATGAACGTTGAATTTTAACATTAGATCACacttttgaaatataaaacatactgTATTAAACTTCAGATGCGTTGATCAAAACAATTCTATTCAAAAGTACTGTACAGTATATTATTAACAAATTACTAGACTAGGTGACGGTGACTTTTTAGTAAACAATGACATATCACCGACATTGGTTGATAAGCAAAATATCGCTTTGAAACACACGAAGCGTCTTGATAATCAACGGTTTATGTTGACTTTTGCTATCCAAGTATGATCATCAAG carries:
- the LOC127870294 gene encoding uncharacterized protein LOC127870294 isoform X2, translating into MCSDKPTQSLELPLCNAINRKDLGAKHFVGNLSGRFQLEVFWHSGSTTITVVICLGSIVLGLLSMVCIYRGRYKLLKILHRKVAEPAFEMTLDAEVHLTSFPGHNNVNNLEEEASHNEKSQGSIPSNNRVLKTRGFSNETYAEYTPRCDQQYSTDDYGTDAHISSSPRTLSFGNASQDACRSETSTAQAECIYSIAKEIKQ